In one Juglans regia cultivar Chandler chromosome 11, Walnut 2.0, whole genome shotgun sequence genomic region, the following are encoded:
- the LOC108980793 gene encoding uncharacterized protein LOC108980793, whose translation MALEVYWYDFVCFGIVGVAFCGALWVLRRKEGGSKCDDNTIYESLLLARPGNDVYVSALPKGHVSTSQLWTSCWRGMHPRWLLATRFISFLIMTGFLAWDVVDWDATIFVYYTEWTFALVMVYFALGTILSAYGCWLSSQTPPSENGASAEFLRRDLEESRTTNFNTYREREIKGTIKPQSHYTEEEIQQRAGFWGYLMQTAYQTCGGAVILTDIVFWGVIVPFLSDAHLGLNMLMGCMHTLNAVFLLVDTSLNSLPFPWFRLAYFVIWSCLYVIFQWVIHACGFTWWPYPFLELDTPWAPLWYFCMAVVHIPCYGIYALIIKAKNSILPRLFPHAFIRSR comes from the exons ATGGCACTAGAAGTATACTGGtatgattttgtttgttttggcaTTGTTGGAGTTGCCTTCTGTGGCGCCTTGTGGGTGCTACGTAGGAAGGAAGGTGGCTCAAAATGCGATGATAACACCATATATGAGAGCCTTCTGCTGGCTAGACCGGGCAATGATGTCTATGTGAGTGCTCTCCCAAAGGGTCATGTGAGCACCTCCCAGCTATGGACCAGTTGTTGGCGAGGGATGCACCCCAGATGGCTCTTGGCTACGCGATTCATATCCTTTCTGATTATGACTGGGTTTCTGGCATGGGATGTTGTGGACTGGGATGCAACCATCTTTGTTTACTATACTGA GTGGACATTTGCATTAGTTATGGTCTACTTTGCA CTTGGGACCATTTTATCTGCATATGGATGTTGGCTATCCTCACAAACACCTCCTTCTGAAAATGGGGCGAGCGCTGAGTTTTTGAGAAGGGATTTGGAAGAGAGTAGAACAACAAACTTTAATACTTACAGGGAAAGAGAGATCAAGGGTACCATCAAGCCGCAAAGCCACTATACTGAAGAGGAGATACAGCAAAGAGCAGGATTTTGGGGATATTTAATGCAAACAGCATATCAG ACTTGTGGAGGTGCTGTTATACTTACAGACATTGTATTTTGGGGTGTAATTGTCCCCTTTTTATCAGATGCACATCTTGGTTTAAACATG TTGATGGGTTGCATGCATACTTTGAATGCTGTTTTCCTTCTTGTGGATACCTCACTTAATAGCCTT CCATTTCCTTGGTTCCggcttgcatattttgtgatctGGAGCTGCctgtatgtaattttccaatGGGTGATTCACGCCTGTGGTTTTACATG GTGGCCATATCCTTTCCTCGAGCTGGATACACCTTGGGCTCCTTTATG GTATTTTTGCATGGCTGTTGTTCACATCCCCTGTTATGGGATATATGCACTGATCATCAAAGCCAAAAATTCAATTCTCCCCAGATTGTTCCCCCATGCTTTTATTAGGTCACGTTAG
- the LOC108980792 gene encoding protein rolling stone-like, with product MSISDGDEGFRYWVRWQVPVCALIIGGPAFVAVRFVRNLKAEPLNYNDLWTPCWRNLNPLWLLIFRAFAFVCLAWVLYEIVSVAGAFAFYFYTQWTFALVMVYFVLGTVVSAYGCWFSFKKLPSSKVKGIANLKSHYAQEEIQGKLRFWGYLMQAVYQTCAGAAILTDVVFWCLLVPFFLGEQFSLTLLIGCLHSLNAIFLLLDTALNNLPFPWFGFAYFVIWSCLYVTFQWILHACGFTWWPYPFLELRTPWAPLWYFSLALVHIPCYGIYALIFKIKNSVLPVLFPRSFIASSHN from the exons ATGTCTATCTCGGACGGCGACGAAGGTTTCAGGTACTGGGTTCGATGGCAAGTGCCAGTTTGTGCTCTGATCATCGGGGGTCCAGCTTTCGTTGCGGTGAGATTCGTCAGAAATTTGAAAGCTGAGCCTCTTAACTACAATGACTTGTGGACTCCCTGCTGGAGAAACCTCAATCCTCTTTGGCTTCTTATCTTTAGAGCTTTCGCTTTCGTTTGCCTCGCTTGGGTACTATACGAAATCGTTTCGGTGGCCGGAGCTTTTGCCTTCTATTTCTACACCCA GTGGACTTTTGCATTAGTTATGGTCTATTTCGTG CTGGGAACCGTTGTATCTGCATATGGATGCTGGTTTTCCTTCAAGAAACTTCCTTCCTCAAAAGTTAAGGGTATAGCGAACTTGAAAAGTCACTATGCTCAAGAGGAGATACAGGGGAAATTGAGATTTTGGGGTTATCTTATGCAAGCTGTATATCAG ACTTGTGCAGGTGCTGCTATTTTAACAGATGTCGTATTTTGGTGTCTTCTTGTGCCATTTTTCTTGGGTGAGCAGTTCAGCCTAACGCTG TTGATAGGCTGCTTGCATAGTTTGAATgccatttttcttcttctggaTACAGCTCTCAATAACCTT CCATTTCCTTGGTTTGggtttgcatattttgtgatctGGAGCTGCCTCTATGTTACTTTCCAGTGGATCCTTCACGCTTGTGGTTTTACATG GTGGCCATATCCTTTTCTTGAGCTTCGTACACCATGGGCTCCTTTATG GTATTTTTCCTTGGCTCTGGTTCACATCCCCTGCTATGGGATATATGCactgatttttaaaataaaaaattcagttCTCCCTGTACTGTTTCCTCGTTCTTTTATCGCAAGTTCACACAATTAG
- the LOC109005983 gene encoding protein NUCLEAR FUSION DEFECTIVE 4-like has translation MSSRSVLQWLSLVAIVWLQVVNGTNFNFPAYSIQLKKQLSISQMQLILLAFAFDAGKIFGFLPGLLADRLPLWLMLLIGSILGFVGYGLSFLLLKLHIYMYWVFFLSILFASLGISWINTVCNVVIIRNFPFHHQQVVAGIAISYQGLSAKIYTDFVHAIFSPAPDKIAEAFLFLNSISAIIFGVIVAPILIPKIEFGRPRSIMRIGFAVLFFIAIGTGIYSLISSLVQISPLGKIVGMGVFLLLPLVVPILELSGNHVDRNDTDTRLHCFASEENGGVNRILEEAVKEGEQTTSKSEEMGVKKMVQRCDFYLYFFMYLCGPTLGLVFFNNLAQIAESRGHSASALVSLSSSFGFFGRLIPSFMDYCFSRTKYEMISRPTSLAAASMALMALAFFLLIVPSNITILLYISTAIIGVCAGAISSVGVCITADLFGREQFSRNHNVVIANIPVGSLTFGCMAAFLYRREGNGDVICMGMKCYRTTFVIWGSLCAFGTLLACGLYARTRELYTQKLQNMSTS, from the exons ATGTCTTCCAGATCAGTTCTTCAATGGCTAAGCCTTGTGGCGATAGTGTGGCTTCAAGTTGTAAATGGAACAAATTTCAATTTCCCTGCTTATTCTATCCAACTCAAGAAGCAACTCTCTATATCCCAGATGCAACTCATCCTGCTGGCCTTCGCCTTTGATGCCGGAAAGATCTTCGGTTTCTTACCCGGGTTATTGGCTGATCGTCTACCCCTCTGGTTAATGCTCCTGATTGGTTCTATTCTTGGGTTTGTTGGCTATGGATTGTCGTTCCTCCTCTTAAAACTCCATATTTATATGTATTGGGTTTTCTTTCTATCCATTTTATTTGCAAGCCTCGGTATCTCTTGGATTAACACAGTCTGCAATGTGGTTATCATAAGGAACTTTCCTTTTCATCATCAACAAGTTGTGGCGGGGATAGCAATTAGCTACCAAGGATTAAGCGCAAAGATCTATACAGACTTTGTTCATGCTATTTTTTCCCCCGCGCCCGATAAAATAGCTGAAGCGTTTCTTTTTCTCAACTCTATCTCGGCTATAATCTTCGGTGTCATAGTTGCACCAATTCTGATTccaaaaattgaatttggaCGACCAAGATCAATCATGAGAATTGGGTTCGCTGTTCTATTTTTCATAGCAATAGGGACTGGAATCTATTCTTTAATCAGCAGTTTAGTTCAAATATCACCTCTGGGTAAAATTGTTGGCATGGGAGTTTTCCTGTTGCTCCCTTTAGTAGTTCCAATTTTAGAATTGTCAGGAAATCATGTGGATCGTAATGATACAGACACTAGACTTCATTGTTTTGCTTCAGAAGAGAATGGTGGTGTTAATAGAATATTGGAGGAGGCCGTGAAAGAGGGAGAGCAAACAACTTCAAAGTCTGAGGAGATGGGAGTGAAGAAGATGGTACAAAGATGCGAtttctatttgtattttttcatgtaCCTTTGTGGGCCAACGCTGGGACTGGTGTTTTTTAACAACTTGGCTCAAATTGCTGAATCCCGTGGCCACTCTGCAAGCGCTTTAGTCTCTTTGTCTTCTTCGTTCGGGTTCTTCGGCCGTCTCATCCCATCCTTTATGGACTACTGCTTCTCACG GACTAAGTATGAGATGATTTCAAGACCAACATCTTTGGCAGCAGCATCAATGGCTCTGATGGCATTAGCTTTCTTCTTACTAATTGTTCCCTCCAATATCACCATCCTCTTATACATCAGCACTGCCATCATAGGAGTATGTGCCGGAGCAATTTCATCTGTTGGTGTATGTATCACCGCAGACTTGTTCGGGAGGGAGCAATTTTCTCGGAATCATAATGTGGTGATTGCCAATATTCCAGTGGGATCCTTAACTTTTGGTTGCATGGCAGCTTTCCTTTACCGCAGGGAAGGAAACGGAGATGTTATATGCATGGGAATGAAATGCTACAGAACGACGTTTGTTATCTGGGGTTCTCTATGTGCTTTTGGGACATTACTAGCATGTGGTCTCTATGCTCGAACACGAGAGCTTTATACGCAAAAGTTGCAGAATATGAGTACTTCCTAG
- the LOC109005990 gene encoding uncharacterized protein LOC109005990, with protein MTHHYILILILSSGFSVLLALFPSSSIFILDRCRSTRISMLRHLIRTRLPFPVPRALSLPQPVASPLLLLKHFNPRCSVISSPTPPTTHSPTHTHTHTHAHMDPNPTGSIVFSTLDRPHYGFDLFSVELGPASTVSSERRLTDAISINFNGQFVDDDQTLVFISERTGSSRIYLSQPGFSSPKPLPYIPTSLFHDRPVIHNGRLYFISAHEQPDRLFKSWCALYSTRVDELDVTRLTPYGTVDYSPAVSRSGKFIAVASYGSRPWDGEFFELHTNLVVFPQSDPNNRVTVCERGGWPAWSGDSTIYFHREAEDGWWSIFRLDLPENLELSSELHNTVTRVTPPGLHCITPAALHDGKRIAVATRRCEREFRHIEIFDTESKTFSPVTESLNPTINHYNPFVSPGSRFLGYHRFRGESIEGVSTIPYIESLMSPIKQLRMFRINGFFPSYSADGKYIAFNYDFGSNSSLKILKSDGTKRWTLIKGRTAFGNSWSPAEKHVIYTSLGPIFRSVTETVQIARVEFNQADLDGDGEDVKCDVKILTKEETGNNAFPACSPDGKSVVFRSGRSGHKNLYIVDSVDGEFNGGIRRLTDGAWIDTMPSWSPKGDLIAFSSNRHNPDNSRKFGLYVVKPDGSDMRRIYVAGPEGSNEADMERINHVYFNKDGEWLLFTANFGGVSTEPVSWPNQFQPYGDLYVVRLDGSGLRRLTCDGYENGTPAWHSGDDDELDMGRLTLGSEVGGDQLRGEFRELRWLSCEFVKQ; from the coding sequence ATGACTCATCACTATATTCTTATCCTAATACTTTCTTCCGGCTTCTCAGTCCTCTTGGCTTTATTTCCATCTTCTTCAATCTTCATATTGGACAGATGTCGATCGACACGGATAAGCATGCTGCGTCACCTCATACGCACTCGATTACCATTTCCAGTGCCAAGAgcgctctctcttcctcaacCTGTTGCCTCCCCGCTTCTTCTCCTTAAGCATTTCAATCCCCGCTGTTCCGTCATCTCAAGCCCAACTCCTCCCACTACTCACTCTCCGActcacacccacacccacacccacGCCCACATGGATCCTAATCCTACAGGCTCCATCGTCTTCTCCACTCTTGACAGGCCCCATTACGGATTCGACCTCTTCTCTGTCGAACTCGGTCCCGCCTCCACTGTCAGTTCCGAGCGTCGCCTCACCGATGCCATCTCCATCAACTTCAACGGTCAGTTCGTCGACGATGATCAGACCCTCGTATTCATCTCCGAGCGCACCGGATCTTCCCGTATCTACCTGTCTCAACCTGGATTCTCCAGTCCGAAACCACTTCCTTATATACCCACTAGCCTCTTCCACGACCGCCCCGTCATCCACAACGGCCGTCTCTACTTCATCTCAGCCCACGAGCAACCCGATCGACTCTTCAAAAGCTGGTGCGCCCTCTACTCGACCCGGGTCGATGAGTTGGATGTTACTCGGCTCACCCCGTACGGTACTGTCGATTACAGTCCCGCTGTTTCTCGGTCCGGTAAATTCATCGCCGTTGCGTCATACGGGTCTCGACCTTGGGACGGTGAGTTCTTCGAGCTTCACACCAATCTAGTTGTGTTTCCACAATCCGACCCGAATAACCGGGTGACCGTCTGCGAACGAGGCGGCTGGCCCGCTTGGTCTGGGGACTCCACCATCTACTTTCATCGCGAAGCGGAGGATGGTTGGTGGAGCATTTTTAGGTTGGATCTGCCGGAAAATCTCGAGCTTTCTTCGGAACTTCATAACACTGTCACTCGGGTCACCCCTCCCGGGCTCCATTGCATCACACCGGCCGCCTTGCACGACGGTAAACGGATCGCTGTTGCGACCCGCCGGTGTGAAAGGGAGTTCAGACACATTGAGATCTTTGACACTGAATCGAAGACATTCTCCCCAGTGACGGAGTCGCTGAATCCGACTATAAACCACTACAACCCTTTTGTCTCTCCCGGTTCCCGGTTCCTCGGGTACCATCGGTTCCGAGGTGAGTCGATAGAAGGCGTGTCGACGATTCCATATATCGAGTCATTGATGTCTCCGATTAAGCAACTCCGAATGTTCAGGATAAACGGCTTTTTCCCTTCGTATTCTGCCGACGGTAAGTATATCGCGTTCAATTACGACTTTGGTTCGAATTCTAGCCTGAAGATACTAAAATCGGACGGTACGAAGCGGTGGACCCTAATCAAGGGCCGTACAGCGTTTGGCAACTCGTGGAGCCCCGCAGAGAAACACGTTATATACACATCTTTGGGGCCTATATTCAGGTCAGTGACAGAGACGGTCCAGATCGCAAGGGTCGAATTCAACCAGGCAGATCTGGACGGCGATGGCGAGGACGTGAAGTGCGACGTGAAGATTTTAACCAAAGAGGAGACGGGGAATAACGCCTTTCCGGCCTGTTCTCCGGACGGCAAGTCCGTCGTGTTCCGGTCTGGAAGGTCTGGGCACAAGAATTTGTACATAGTGGACTCTGTCGATGGCGAGTTCAACGGCGGAATACGTCGGTTGACGGACGGCGCGTGGATCGATACCATGCCTAGCTGGTCACCCAAAGGAGATCTGATTGCGTTTTCATCCAATAGACACAATCCGGACAACAGCCGAAAGTTCGGCCTTTACGTCGTCAAACCCGACGGCTCCGATATGCGTAGGATCTACGTGGCGGGACCTGAGGGTTCGAATGAAGCTGACATGGAGAGGATCAACCACGTCTACTTTAATAAGGACGGGGAGTGGCTTCTGTTCACGGCTAACTTTGGCGGTGTGTCCACGGAACCGGTGTCGTGGCCCAATCAATTTCAGCCATACGGCGACTTGTACGTGGTGAGGTTGGACGGGAGTGGACTGAGGAGGCTGACTTGTGATGGGTACGAGAACGGGACGCCAGCATGGCACTCGGGGGATGATGATGAGCTGGACATGGGACGCTTGACTCTGGGAAGCGAGGTTGGTGGGGATCAGCTGAGAGGGGAGTTTAGGGAGCTACGTTGGCTCTCTTGTGAATTTGTGAAGCAGTAG